The Capsicum annuum cultivar UCD-10X-F1 chromosome 3, UCD10Xv1.1, whole genome shotgun sequence genomic sequence TTCAGTTAAAGAACAGAAGATTCTTGAACTGCGACAGAAGTTTCTGTGGCAGAAACAAGAAGTTAAGTACCTGAAAGAAAGATCTTTATGGTGTCGTAGTTTCGATACAGTAACGTCTCTGCTTGCTCGATCCATTTTCACTTCTCAAGCAAGGATCAAATTTGTTTTTGGTATGAGCAATGGATATCCAAATTCTCTCCCACGTAGTCTCTCTGCTTCAGCAACTGTTTATCCTTCAGAAAACCATAACACGTGCAATTTCGTGTCTGGGCCATTGGTGAATCCACCAATACTTCATGACAAGAATGTTTCAGATCATGATTTTTTCGAGTCTAATACTAAGGTACTTAAACCACCTTCGAGTACTTTGGGTGCGGCTGCACTTGCTCTACATTATGCTAATTTGATCATTGTTATGGAAAAAATGATACGATCACCACAACTAGTTGGTGTTGATGCTAGAGATGATTTATACTCCATGTTGCCAAATAGTATACGATCATCGCTAAGATCAAGACTAAAAGGCGTTGGATTTTCGGCTAGTGATCCAGTTCTTGCTAGTGAATGGAAAGATGCCCTGCAGAAGATATTAGGATGGTTGTCACCTTTGGCACATAATATGATCAAATGGCAAAGTGAAAGGAGCTTTGAACAACAAAATTTAATTCCAAAAACTAATGTCCTCTTGCTGCAGACTTTGTATTTTGCAAATCAAGAAAAGACTGAAGCTGCCATAACAGAGCTGTTAGTGGGGTTAAATTATATTTGGAGGTTTGAAAGAGAAATGAATGCTAAGGCGTTGTTTGAGTGTACCAACTTCAacaacttcttgaatttgaagcgTTCAAGTAATTAAGCCTTCCAATTTCTTCTAAgtaattttctttgatttcattaatagatatataatttgaAGGATTGTTAGATGGAAACTCCTTTAAAAAATCTGTGAGGGGTATGTTTTGTTTTAACCCAAATCTGTATATCAGTTGTAGACTACTATAAGATTGAGTCAAGATTTTCAAGCCCATCGAGATCCGAGAAATGTTGTATGAATAATTTTGCATTTTGCAGGCATGTGAACATATTCTTTAGATGCTATAATTGTGGTAACACATGGAATCCAGTTTGATTAGGTCCTAGCTTACAAATCTGAGAAAATATTGTTTACTTACATTAGAATTAAAGAATACTAGTAGATGATACTTACAAATTAAAGAAGTTGGTTGCTGATATGATTGGTAATAGACTAGTGGTCCCTCATTTATGTTGAGTAGGAAGATTAAACAAACAAATTCCTACTTTGGATACTCATGTAGGATCTGATCTTTTTTTGGCTTCAAACTGTGATTACATAAAATTCTCTTCTAACCCCACGCACCTTCCAAAAAAAGTGAGTTTAACTTCTAACAAGTATGTAAATTCTTTTTTACTCATAATAAGTAGAACTAGTTTTATGAAACTAATTATCTGAAAAATCAGATAAACAACCTGCTATAACAAGTTAGATTAGGCAAGCTGTTGGCGAAAAAATCTTTACACTACCGGTGCATATGCATAAAATTCAAAGGGAGTAATGAGTGCTCTAATGCTAAGTTGTGCGGACTCTTCATTTTCAATGTTGcattatttttggagaatccaacatgCAACTGTTGAGATTTTTGAAAAGTCCAAGTAACATAACTCTAATAGAGTTCAATGAGACGGGCAGCAACAAAGTGAACATGCACGAAAACAGGGACAAGAGTTTGCCATATCCTGTGAATGGGGTAGGCCATTGTTGTATTTCACTCTGTCCAAATGGATATGCacaaaaaagagttgaaatgggACCTTGGAAAATTTATTACCTGGAAAACATGGAAACAAGCAACTTGTGATATGCATACATTGCTGGGGAGACTGATCATAAACTTATTAAAGCCATTGCCTTGTTTATTGTGGGGTGACCCCACTTCTTGAATTgcctaatatttttatttaggttTTAATGCATCAACTTATGAGTTGGTGGATCAGAATATTCAAGATCACATAGTTGGGATTGAATTTTGATATTGTGACATCCACCCTCTCATCTctccattaatttttttcttttctaaatttcCTCTCCACCCCAAAATTTTCCCCATTGATTTCTTTTTTGTTGCGCTTTCACAATCTTTAGCTGTTGACACAAGATAAACTGGTGTGATATGATTTACTGGTAAAGTATCTCCACACTTGTGTTAAGGAGTTAGAAAATTTCTAATCATATGATTTCTCGTTGAATAGGTTAAAAACTCGTGAGCTATTTCATATCTTAATTATTGGGTTCGAAGGAACCCCATTCGATACCCCTGATCCTCCCCCTAAGAATAAcattttatagagaaaatttgaCTCTTTGATCTAGAACTACATTCTATTCGGGTGATCGAGGTGCATGGGTTGCCATTTTAGTTGCTTCTATTTAAACTTTAACCAGGGTTTGCATATTATATGTATTGCAAATTTATTCAACACTTCTAAAAAAGTATAAACTGTGCAATTTAaatttaaggataaaattttatGACATATGCATCATTTTGACCACGAAATAGTAAGAAAACTACGTtaaagtgatcactatatatgACTATTGCTTCTTTCTTGTTCCTTCTTATAATTGAGCTTTAGGACCCAAATCTAAAGTTTGAACTTGTAGCGATTCAATTGGTCATTAGTGTTGGGTTATTGAGTCTTTtttccttcctatgtggataaatggagccaatttggaccaacccacttttgcccataggcccattactatggggcatatatattaatctttttaggtcttattcaccatcacaaaaagagagttttcagcaaccaaagagagaaaaacaaaattGATTTTCGTACCTAAATTCCAGTCACAGCTGTTTGCGATtcccgcttcgtttcttgtctGATTGAGTTGATTTTTGGACTTCTTGTTCCTCTCATatcaatctttgattagaaaatgacggagcttgatttggtggcctgtagctcctgttcttcattcccgaacagtagctgcattttttgtgctttcactcctttatttctccagtgtttggtgttgtggtttatgtattgtttcttgttgtttagcacttgttttgtggccattttggagaaaaatattgtaactacttggtgattatagtgaaggtttggtcccgtggtttttactgttcacactgaagggttttccacgtaaatttagTGTCTTCTGTGATTGTCTTTGTTCTTGTCCTATCGTATTTGTGTAGTAATTTATTTGCTACCATATTACTTTGTTTTGCTTGATTTGCTTGTCTTCTCTTAGTTCAAATTGGAAGGGAAAGTTTAGACTTGGGTATTCTTTCGCTGCTACCTTGTCGGGTTCTTTCATAGTGCCCCTGTCTTTCCCAACAAAGTGGTATCAAAGCGttggttgttattgattgttgatttgaatgatggaggcaaatatgagcaagatggtgtgtttgaatgATAGTAACGatcatacttggaaaggcaagatgaacgattttctatttgtcaagaaaatgcatctacctGTGTTTGTGTCTACTAAACCTCAATCCATGAAAGATGAGAATTGGGAATTTGAGCACTTACAAGTTTGTGGTTTTATCAGACAATGAGTTGAAGGTAATGTTAGAAattatattgtgaatgagacacatgctagaagtttgtgggacaagtTCGAGATACTTTATGCTTCGAAGATTGGCAATAACAAGTTGGTcttgcttaagcaattgatgaatatcaggtataaagagggcagtcctatttttgatcatataaataattttcagggtgtccttgaccagctgtccgaaatgggtgtaaagttcgatgaagaaatttatggactttggcttcttaatactctgccagACTCTTGGGagactctttgagtttctttgactaattctgctcctgGTGGTGTtgtaactatgaaatatgttaagagtggtgtcttgaatgaagagatgagaagaagatctcaggcctcatcttcttTATCTTCACACTCTGATATTTTGATTACTGAAGAGAGGGGGAGAAACAAGTCCAGAGGTCCGAATAATAGAGATAAAACTATAAGCAAGtcgaggtccaaattgaagaatgttacatgtgactattgcaacaaaaaaacgtatatcatgaaatattattacaagcataagagagatatgagaCGGCAAAAGAACGAAGGCGATAATGAAAATCGTGTTGcagttgttgctaatgatgatcaacttgttgcttgtggtgagaatgccatCAATCTTGTTCGTGATGATTCTAGCTGGTTTGTcgattctggtgctacttctcatgttacgtcaaagaaggaattattttctttttatactccaggtaattttggaATGTTGAAAATGGGTAATAATGGtaaagttaaagtacttggcattgacactgtttgtttggaaagtaacaatggttccaaactagttctcaataatgtcaagcatgctccagatgtttGCTTGAATTTGATTTCTATAGGGAACCTTGAtaatgagggttatgttaacacctttggtgctggccagtggaagcttactagaggttcgatgattgtggctcgaggtcacaagttgtctaacttgtacgtatttcagggctctacttctagaggcttgataaacttggtggatAATGATACTTTATCagagttgtggcatagaaggttgagtaatataagtgagaaggggattgatagtttggctaagaacAATTTGCTTTCTAGAGTGAAACgagcaaagttgaagaagtgtgttcattgcttagccaATAAACAGAAAATACTTTCTTTTTAGAGTCATCTGCCTTCAAGAAAGCTTAatttgctggagttggtgcattctgatttgtgtggtccttttaaagtaaggtctcatggtggtgcactttactttgtgacttttattaaTGATCATTCTCATAAACTTTGGGTATTTTCTATAAtgtccaaggatcaagtacttgatgtgttcaaagaTTTTCAGGCCTTGGTTGAGAGACGGACAGgaaagaaattgaaatgcatccgttcagataatggtggtgagtgTATTAGTCCTTTTAATAGATATTGCAAAGAGCAGGGTATTCGACATCAGAAAACTTCTCCAAATACTCCTCAGTTGAATGGTTTAGCAGAGAGGATAAACAAATCTTTAattgagagggttagatgtatgctttcagatgctaagctgccAAGTTCCTTTTGGTAGAAGCACTTAATACTACTGCTATGTTATTaatttatctcctactgttgctttggatggtgatgtccctgacagagtttggtctggtaaAAATGTTTctaatgatcatcttagagtctttgggtgtaaagtttttgtgcatgttcctaaggatgaaaggtcaaagttggatgttaaaactaggcaGTGTATCTTCATTGTTTATGGTCAAGATAAATTTGCCTATCGTTTGTATGATCCAAttaagaagaaacttgttagaagccatgatgttgtgttctttgaagaccaaacaattgaagattttgacaatgctgagaaggttgattctcagagtagtgagagtctagttgatgttgatccagttcctttGACTACTACTCCCGAAGAAAATCTTTATGatgataaaaataaagttgataataaagatgatgatcatgttcagaatgaccagcatgatgttgttgatgctctagtgcaagttgatatggttgatcagtAACCAATTGTTGATGTtccagagagttctctcagacGATCTACTAGAtagagaataccttcatctcgttattctcccaatgagtatgtactcttgactgacggGAGAGAGCTTGAGAGTCTTAATGAagccatggaaagtgaagaaaaagaaaagtggtttgatgctatgaaagatgaaattaaatttttgcatGATAAttatacctttgatttggttaagctgcctaaagacagaaaagttttgaaaaataggtgggtttttcgggtgaagcatgaagatggtaacCTAGTTCCATGGTACAAGGCTAGATTGGTCGTGAAGGGATTTAAATGGAAAAAtgaagttgattttgatgagatattctctccAGTTGTATTgatgtcatccattcgtgtggttctaggcttagctaCAATACTAGATTTAGAGGTTAAGCAAATAgatgttaaaactgcttttct encodes the following:
- the LOC107863383 gene encoding protein PSK SIMULATOR 1, which gives rise to MALETWLIKVKKTIAHSLDTVRSTSAPRPKLAAIKKSSVGVLAFEISGLMSKLLHLWQFLSDKNMIRIRNESISLEGVRKIVSNDDAFLIGLVCAEIVENLRLVAKSVSRISKRCQDSHLRNFDRYFNEFSNTGRDPYNWVLSLKDMESKIKRMDQYVTTTALLHRQMDEISVLENSLRKASNSQFKDSDISVKEQKILELRQKFLWQKQEVKYLKERSLWCRSFDTVTSLLARSIFTSQARIKFVFGMSNGYPNSLPRSLSASATVYPSENHNTCNFVSGPLVNPPILHDKNVSDHDFFESNTKVLKPPSSTLGAAALALHYANLIIVMEKMIRSPQLVGVDARDDLYSMLPNSIRSSLRSRLKGVGFSASDPVLASEWKDALQKILGWLSPLAHNMIKWQSERSFEQQNLIPKTNVLLLQTLYFANQEKTEAAITELLVGLNYIWRFEREMNAKALFECTNFNNFLNLKRSSN